One window of the Populus nigra chromosome 4, ddPopNigr1.1, whole genome shotgun sequence genome contains the following:
- the LOC133691835 gene encoding protein NIM1-INTERACTING 1: MENEKGEVSASNTGELDIEQEDQKMEQFFALIRSFQEARNRRKDELEEKQKKKKVRRLNDKEPQSSWVPSFEWEDFTEDIKFRRPPLIFPSPCNDKKILDDKKPKEEDGLDLRLTL; this comes from the coding sequence ATGGAAAATGAGAAAGGCGAGGTGAGTGCTTCCAACACGGGCGAACTAGATATTGAGCAAGAAGACCAGAAGATGGAGCAGTTTTTCGCGTTGATTAGAAGTTTTCAGGAAGCACGTAATAGAAGGAAAGATGAGTTGGAGGagaagcaaaagaagaagaaggtaagAAGGTTAAATGATAAAGAACCGCAGTCAAGTTGGGTGCCATCTTTTGAATGGGAAGATTTCACAGAGGATATTAAGTTTAGAAGGCCTCCTCTCATCTTCCCTAGTCCTTGTAATGACAAGAAGATCTTAGATGACAAGAAACCTAAAGAAGAAGATGGTTTAGATCTCAGACTCACTCTATAA